From one Tissierellales bacterium genomic stretch:
- a CDS encoding M1 family aminopeptidase — translation MNKYIGKVKIDPNKNHISADILCRMYFPLDYKQAVIYMHNNLEIEKIESKEIERVSYGPKSDESIPFIQEGRKVFLDIDESKRTSEMVSISMKYSGEITKIGQSGINRIEKHWVELGIYAPWFPLEENFPEANFEIDVEFTEDNYVLIGSPNIKKNGKNYKIEIKKSFSDCSFVASDKFVDQKIEIINGDNKVLIYYIDEKNEKSARKLGKQVKVIIDYYTECFGEIENSDYTIAIVPRGNGEDGGGYNRPGFVVLPDIDDIGSSSHVKYGNDEYYAFKYLAHELAHLWWHGADPKTWEDWLNESFAEYSSLMALEKLAGKNIFDKKIDEYEKISEKLNSIWGIERDDDDAFDLLYVKGPYLIHKLKMKIGKEGFLTLTRSMHSKNIVTTNDFLKEVKNIAGENIANDFEYNLKNINR, via the coding sequence GTGAATAAATATATTGGAAAAGTAAAAATTGATCCAAATAAAAATCATATTAGTGCTGATATTTTATGTAGAATGTATTTTCCATTAGATTACAAACAAGCGGTCATATATATGCACAATAATCTAGAAATAGAAAAAATAGAGTCTAAAGAGATCGAAAGAGTATCATATGGTCCAAAATCCGATGAGAGTATCCCATTTATACAGGAAGGAAGAAAAGTATTTTTGGATATAGATGAATCTAAAAGAACATCGGAGATGGTTAGTATTTCAATGAAATACAGCGGAGAGATAACTAAGATAGGTCAGTCTGGAATAAATAGGATTGAAAAACACTGGGTTGAACTTGGAATATATGCACCGTGGTTTCCATTAGAAGAAAATTTCCCAGAAGCTAATTTTGAAATAGATGTTGAATTTACTGAAGATAATTATGTTCTTATAGGTAGTCCTAATATTAAAAAGAATGGCAAAAATTATAAAATAGAGATTAAAAAATCATTTAGCGATTGTAGTTTTGTGGCATCTGATAAATTTGTAGATCAGAAAATAGAAATAATTAATGGTGATAATAAAGTTCTAATTTACTATATAGATGAAAAAAATGAAAAAAGCGCTAGAAAATTAGGTAAACAGGTAAAAGTAATAATAGATTATTATACAGAGTGCTTTGGAGAGATAGAGAACAGCGATTATACAATAGCTATAGTTCCTAGAGGCAATGGGGAAGATGGTGGAGGATATAATAGACCGGGGTTTGTTGTCCTTCCAGATATAGATGATATAGGATCAAGCAGTCATGTAAAGTATGGAAATGATGAGTACTATGCATTTAAGTATTTAGCACACGAATTAGCTCATTTATGGTGGCATGGAGCGGATCCAAAGACATGGGAAGATTGGCTAAATGAATCATTTGCAGAATATTCATCTCTTATGGCTTTAGAAAAACTAGCAGGGAAAAATATTTTTGATAAAAAAATTGATGAATACGAAAAAATTAGTGAAAAATTAAATTCAATATGGGGAATCGAAAGAGATGACGATGATGCTTTTGATTTGCTATATGTAAAAGGCCCATATCTAATTCACAAACTAAAAATGAAGATTGGAAAAGAAGGGTTTTTGACACTTACTAGAAGTATGCATTCTAAAAATATTGTAACAACAAATGATTTTCTTAAGGAAGTAAAGAATATAGCTGGAGAAAATATTGCAAATGACTTTGAATATAATTTAAAAAATATTAATAGATGA
- a CDS encoding GrpB family protein → MSRKIVVEKYNENWPIEFEKLKKKFEEVLNELDYRIEHVGSTSVPGLAAKPILDIDIIVKNKETMEKVIERIESIGYKHQGDWGVPGREAFKYREGFDVEDEMEHHLYACIDGIDSLKNHLNLKKYLSSNPEAVKEYGELKKKLAKKYPEDIDSYVDGKTDLIVSFLAKMGMNEDSLTEISDVNKKK, encoded by the coding sequence ATGTCAAGAAAAATAGTGGTTGAAAAGTATAATGAAAATTGGCCGATTGAGTTTGAAAAGTTGAAGAAAAAATTTGAAGAGGTTCTAAACGAATTAGATTATAGAATAGAACATGTGGGAAGTACATCAGTACCCGGATTAGCAGCCAAACCTATATTAGATATAGATATAATAGTTAAGAATAAAGAAACGATGGAGAAAGTTATAGAGCGTATAGAATCCATAGGCTATAAGCATCAAGGTGATTGGGGAGTGCCAGGACGAGAAGCTTTTAAATATAGAGAAGGTTTTGATGTAGAAGATGAAATGGAGCATCATTTGTATGCATGTATAGATGGTATAGATAGTTTGAAGAATCATTTAAATTTGAAAAAATATTTATCAAGTAATCCAGAGGCAGTTAAAGAGTATGGAGAACTAAAAAAGAAGCTTGCGAAGAAATACCCTGAAGATATTGATTCATATGTTGATGGAAAAACAGATTTGATAGTTTCTTTTTTGGCTAAAATGGGAATGAACGAGGATTCGCTAACTGAAATATCGGATGTTAATAAGAAAAAATAA
- a CDS encoding cation:proton antiporter, translating to MATSLAIVVLLGLIMNKIFTKMNLPGFLGMLLIGVLLGPSVLNWLDPDLMRVSGDFRKIALIVILLRAGLGISKKSLNDVGSAAIRMSCIPGIIEGFLIALISTKLLGFTFIQGGIMGFIIAAVSPAVVVPYMISMTENKIGTNKSIPTLILAGASIDDVFAITIFSTFLGIYGGKQVNIGVELIHVPIAIILGVLIGVISGLFMVWLFKKYHIRDTKKVLLMLGVGIMLTALENALKNQIEIAGLLGVMAIGFILLEKNPEVAKRLSSKFNKIWVFAEILLFVLVGAQVDLSVALDAGFKGIIIIFIGLIGRSVGVMISTLGTNLNLKERLFCVIAYTPKATVQAAIGAVPLGLGVESGDLMLAIAVLAIIITAPLGAMAIKFSSTRLLEVEAS from the coding sequence ATGGCAACGAGTTTGGCAATTGTAGTGTTACTGGGATTAATAATGAATAAAATATTTACTAAGATGAATTTACCAGGTTTTTTGGGGATGTTGTTGATAGGTGTATTACTTGGACCATCAGTTCTTAATTGGTTAGATCCTGATTTGATGAGAGTTTCAGGCGACTTTAGAAAAATAGCACTTATAGTGATACTACTTAGAGCGGGTCTTGGAATTAGCAAAAAATCGCTAAATGATGTAGGTAGTGCAGCTATAAGAATGAGCTGCATACCAGGGATAATAGAGGGGTTTTTGATTGCACTTATATCGACAAAATTACTTGGATTTACATTTATACAGGGTGGAATCATGGGATTTATAATTGCAGCAGTTTCTCCAGCTGTAGTAGTTCCATACATGATAAGTATGACGGAAAACAAAATAGGTACAAATAAATCAATTCCTACGTTGATACTAGCGGGAGCATCTATTGATGATGTGTTTGCTATAACAATTTTCAGCACATTTCTGGGAATATATGGAGGCAAGCAAGTTAACATAGGGGTAGAGCTAATACATGTTCCTATAGCTATAATACTTGGAGTATTAATAGGTGTTATTAGTGGCCTTTTTATGGTCTGGTTATTCAAAAAATATCATATAAGAGATACTAAAAAAGTGCTATTGATGCTTGGAGTAGGTATAATGCTTACAGCTCTTGAAAATGCTCTTAAAAATCAAATAGAAATAGCCGGTTTATTAGGAGTAATGGCGATAGGATTTATACTACTAGAGAAGAATCCTGAGGTTGCGAAGAGATTGTCATCTAAATTTAACAAGATATGGGTTTTTGCAGAAATATTACTATTTGTGTTAGTTGGAGCACAAGTTGATCTATCAGTTGCATTAGATGCTGGATTTAAAGGTATCATAATAATATTCATAGGATTGATTGGAAGAAGTGTCGGTGTAATGATATCAACACTTGGAACAAATTTAAATTTAAAAGAGAGATTGTTTTGTGTCATAGCGTATACTCCAAAAGCAACGGTACAAGCAGCAATAGGAGCCGTACCGCTAGGACTAGGTGTTGAATCTGGAGATTTGATGCTTGCGATAGCAGTGCTTGCGATAATAATTACAGCACCACTTGGAGCTATGGCTATAAAATTCTCATCAACGAGGTTATTAGAGGTGGAAGCCTCCTAA
- a CDS encoding DUF3006 domain-containing protein: protein MLLVVDRIEGNYAICHNTDDKVKPVALSDIDLVLTEGDCLRYDNGRYELDIKATRKKKSELEAIRHQFWDLNRS from the coding sequence ATGCTACTCGTTGTAGATCGAATCGAAGGTAATTACGCTATCTGTCACAATACAGATGACAAGGTGAAACCAGTCGCCCTATCCGATATTGATTTAGTACTGACAGAAGGTGATTGTCTCCGCTATGATAACGGTCGCTACGAACTAGATATAAAAGCTACACGTAAAAAGAAAAGTGAACTCGAAGCTATAAGACATCAATTTTGGGATTTGAATCGAAGTTAA